GGTGCTGACCTACGCCGCTTGGTACGCAGCAATGGGCCATTGACGATGGAGCACGCCGCGTTAGTGATTTCGCAAGCGGCGATGGGACTGCAATACGCGCACGACATGGGGCTGGTCCACCGCGATGTCAAACCAGGCAACATCTTGGTCACCCCCGATGGCCACGCGAAAGTGTCCGATATCGGGTTGGCGGCCTACAGTTTTTCGACAAGCGAGGATGATCCACGCGCCGGCAAGATCGTGGGGACAGCCGATTACCTGTCGCCCGAACAGATTCGCAACCCGGCCGAGGTGGGACCGCTCAGCGACATCTATTCGCTCGGCTGCACGCTGTATTACGTCGTCGCTGGAAAGGTGCCCTTCCCCGGAGGCAATGCACGCGAGAAGTGTCGCCGTCACTGTGAACAAACGCCTTGGCATCCTCGCAAATTCGCACCCGATTTGTCCGAAGACTTTGTCGATGTGATTGCGGACATGATGGAAAAGGATCCTGCCAATCGAATCCCTTCGGCAAACGCAGTCGTCGAACGGCTTGAACCTTGGGCCAACCAAGCTCTCGAGTTTGTCAGCCGCCCGCTGGATCGGCGCGCATGGACTCCGCCTCCGCCGCCCAAAGAACCTTCCAATTCGCGGGACGTCAACGACTTCACTCCCTCCGAACCGCTCAGTCAATCCGAAGGCAATTCGCACTCGTCCTCGCCGCATCCGATGCCGTACATCTCCTCGGCGATCCCCGAGCCCAGCCGACGCGACAGCCCGCTGGTCACCGTGTTGTTGACGCTTGCGATCGCCGTGCCGATCAGCGTATTGATCGGCGCGATCATCGGATTTGTACTCCGCGAACAGTTCTAATCAAACCACAATCTCGTAGCGGAACTCGTCAAGAGTTTCGTCGATTTAATCCAAATGCAAATTGCAACGGTGAGCCGTGGGCCGTGAGGCACCGGGTCTTGCGTGGGACCCGGCCGCTGACGCGTCGCGGCTCAGTAAATCAACAAGCCGTCAAGCGTTTCGAGCGGTGGGGCATGCGTCACGTAGCGGAACTCGTCAAGAGTTTCGTTGATTTAATCCAAATGCAAATCACAACGGTGAGCCGTGGGCCGTGAGGCACCGGGTCTTGCGTGGGACCCGGCCGCTGATGCGTCGCGGCTCAGTAAATCAACAAGCCGCCAAGCGTTTCGAGCGGTGGGGCATGCGTCGCGTAGCGGAACTCGTCAAGAGTTTCGTTAATTTAATCCAAATGCAAATCGCAACGGTGAGCCGTGGGCCGTGAGGCACCGGGTCTTGC
The Novipirellula caenicola DNA segment above includes these coding regions:
- a CDS encoding serine/threonine-protein kinase; this translates as MATRDSKPILDFKEAAIRSGLVSLKKWNRVAQSLLENGGTADDDAMATELIQIGLITEYQARQMRAGRTKFNLGPYLITDWIGQGGMGQVYKAVHSVMGRQCAVKTLPLDKLTPEARVSFMREIRLQAGLDSPYVVRAFDAGHDGKVDYLVTEYVPGADLRRLVRSNGPLTMEHAALVISQAAMGLQYAHDMGLVHRDVKPGNILVTPDGHAKVSDIGLAAYSFSTSEDDPRAGKIVGTADYLSPEQIRNPAEVGPLSDIYSLGCTLYYVVAGKVPFPGGNAREKCRRHCEQTPWHPRKFAPDLSEDFVDVIADMMEKDPANRIPSANAVVERLEPWANQALEFVSRPLDRRAWTPPPPPKEPSNSRDVNDFTPSEPLSQSEGNSHSSSPHPMPYISSAIPEPSRRDSPLVTVLLTLAIAVPISVLIGAIIGFVLREQF